Genomic window (Verrucomicrobiia bacterium):
GGATTCGCGGATTTTTAAGGGATCGTCTCCCGCGCCCATGCCGAACGGGAACGGCCGGGTCGGGAATGAGCCGCAGAGCGGTCCCGCCTAGGGTCGTGGGAGATGGGGTTGGGGGCCGTTGCGATGGGTGTGGACCGGATTCGGCGTAATTGGCGGGCTGGACGGAAGAATCAAGAACGACTGGCGTCGAGGGATGAAGAACAGACCCAACTCAGCTCGATTTCATCAGCATTTTGGTTCGGCGGGAACCACCCCATTACGGAATGGCGCTGGGAGGCAGGGCGGGGCAGAAGGGTTGCGTGCGCCCGATCGGCACGGTGTGTGCCGATCACGCCTTGATCAGGGAGGCGGCTTCGTTGATCGACGGATTCTCGAAGGCGCTGGCGTACGCGGAGATCGTTCCAGCGGAAAGACGGAGGCGTCGGGCGGTCTGGCGCCATTGCTGAATGACGGTCAGGACGTCCCGAAGAATCTCCCTCGCTTCCGCAGCCCGGAGACCGAAGCGGGGGGCTGCGTCCAGGGCGACTGCGACGCTCGGTTCCTCCTGATGTTCGGTGATGGGAGTCTTCGGGGTCTGACTGCGATCCATCTCCGGAACCGGGTTGAGGTCGTAGGCGGGCGACAGCGACCAGTGGCCCGCCGCGTGCATCAGGAAGCCATGGTTCCGGAGGTGGTCGTCGTAGTTGCTGGCGAGGAGCGAGAAGATGAGGCGACGCCAGAGTTCGCGCAGATCCTCCCGCACGGCTGCACCGCACTGACGGATGCCATCGGCGAGCAGGGTGTAGGAGCCGGCCTCGCCCGGAGTGAGTCCGAGGAGACTGTGAGCGGAAAGGAACGGGATGCGTCGCGGGCCGATCCGGTCGAAGCGGGTGATGACGGAGACACCACGGCCGCGCACCCGGACGAGTTGATGTTCCGGCACGCGGATCCCCGCCTCCCGGGCCAGCCCGAGGGCCAGCACCTCACCGGCAGCGATGTCCCGGGTGTCATCGGGCTTGGGGAACTTGGCGATGGCGAGCTGTCCGTCCGGGAGCGCGACCACCGACTTCGGGCGCGCCCCGCCCAAGGGTGAGCCGGCACCCAGCAGGAAGCGAAGGTCCTGGGCGGTTTCAGTTTCCCCGTGGACGGCGTCGGTGGCGTTGAGCAGAGCGGCCAGTTGGACCACGGGTGGCACCCTGCCGGAACGGGTGGCGAGGAATGGCCCTTCCGAGCCAGTCCGGAAGCGGAGGGCCCCGATGCGGGTGGAGTCCTCAAGGGCCAGGACGTAGTCCAGATCCCGGTAGGGTTTGGCATCCAGGACATGTCGGCGGACCGCCCGCTCGATCAGGACCCGGCCCCACCGATCCGGACCGCAGTCCTGGATGGCGCCGAACAGGCTCGGGCTGTGATGCGGGCCAGCCCGGAGAGGCAGGCTCGTGGGATCGATGGCGAAGGCCTTCGGCTGGCTGAGCCAGGTGGGATGGTACTCGAAGGTGACCGTGGCGCCCCGGGCAGCCGGGCGCAGCAGTCCCACCCGCTTCGTCTCACCTTCCCATTCGATGTGGACCTCGATGCTCATGCCTTCCTTCGGCGGATCCGTTTGGGCAGCCGTTCCTCATCGAGTTCGAAGGCGAGCGTGTCCTGGGCCGGGGCGGCGAGTTGGGCGAGGCGCTCGTGGAGCTGGAGCACGAAGGTGGCGTTGGCGAAGGCACCCAGCGCCACCGTCGGGTCGCCCTTCTCCAGACGCCAGAGCGTGCGGCGGCTGATGAAGAGCCGTTCGGCCATGTCCGCCGTGGAGATTCCCCGGCGCCGACGGGCAAGGGCGAGGTCGTGCCCGAGCTGGCGCAGGGCACGGGTCACGGGCAAGGGCAAGGAGGATATCTCGGACACGGTTTGAATGTATCGTAAACGCACCACAACATTCAATAAAGTATCATTAAGGACACTCACATTGGCCGCCGATCGGCCGAGCGGGAAGCGGTGTCACCCCCAGCGCGGACGGCAGGTGAAATTGCCGGTTTCAAAACCGGGTCGGGAATGGGCCGCAGAGCGGTCCCGCCCCGGGGTTGCGGGAGATGGGGTCCTTTCGACGTGGAATCCAAAGGAACCGTCGGGCAGCCCGCCGGCGGCGTTCGGCCGGCCGATGGCCGGCACTGGGGTTTGGACATTTTTCAGTCTGATTTGGGCCTCGGCTGGGCGAGGGGAATCGACCCAACGCCAACGGCGTTACGTCCCAGAGCCCAAGGTTGGCGCCCCGCGCCTACCTTGGGTCCACTCGCGATGGATCGCCAACCCCAACGGGGTTGCGCCCAAGAATCCTCTAAATCGCGGGATGGATCGGTGATACGTCTGTTGGCCACGCTCGTGGTATGCCTCAATCACTTTCCTCGGTTTATCTGCACCTTGTCGTTTCGACCAAGGAGCGGCGCCCGTGGCTACGGGACCAAACCGTCCGACAGTCCTTGCACACCCAACTCGGGGCCATCGCCAAGCGCCTGGAATGTCCGCCTCTCTTGGTAGGTGGAGTTGACGACCACGTGCATCTGCTCGGTCAACTTGGCCGATCGATTTCCCAGGCGGTATGTCTGGGACTAGGACGCAACCCCGTTGGGGTTGAGGGCATCAATTTCGTCCTTACCCAAGGTAGGCGTGGGGCGCCAACCTTGGGCTGGGGGACGATACCCCGTTGGGGTAAAGCAGTCGGAGGAGTGCATGCCGAAAATGTCCAAACTCCAGGGCCGGCCGAGAGCCGGCAGCCACAGGGCGGTGGGAGCACCGCCAAACGTATCGGACCAGCCTGAGGTGCCGGGCAGGTAAAGGACGGTGGGCAAGACGGGGCCGAAGAAGCCGTCGCCGACCGTAGCCGGTGCGTTCCCGGCAAATCGTGCGTAGGTCAGGCCCGTGCAGCTGTAGAACGCATAGCTTTCAATGGTGGTGAGGCTGTTGGGAATGGTGATTTGGGTCAGGCCCGTGCAATGGGCGAAGGGGCCACAGGGACACCTGTCGAATCCGAAGATCAACGAATTCAGCGATAGGTGTCCCCTCCGCATCCAAACTCGCGCTCGACCGTGCGGCGGAACCAGCGGTCGGCGGCGTACGCCTCGAAGGTGCTGCCCGTGCACCGCAGCCGGATGCTGGCCCCGGCCTCCGACACGTCCAGCAACAGCTTCTTTTCTTCAGGCCTCATAGACGAGTTGCCGCGTCGTTTCGAGTACCTGGCGGAAGTATGGATTGCGGACCGAACGTTCCGTCACCAAATCCACCTGCCGCCCGAACACACGTTCCAGTTCGTGGGCCAGCCCGAAGTAGTTTTCGGTGTATTCCGCGGGCGAGTCGTCTGCCAGTGATACGAGGAAA
Coding sequences:
- a CDS encoding helix-turn-helix domain-containing protein, which translates into the protein MSEISSLPLPVTRALRQLGHDLALARRRRGISTADMAERLFISRRTLWRLEKGDPTVALGAFANATFVLQLHERLAQLAAPAQDTLAFELDEERLPKRIRRRKA
- a CDS encoding type II toxin-antitoxin system HipA family toxin, with the translated sequence MSIEVHIEWEGETKRVGLLRPAARGATVTFEYHPTWLSQPKAFAIDPTSLPLRAGPHHSPSLFGAIQDCGPDRWGRVLIERAVRRHVLDAKPYRDLDYVLALEDSTRIGALRFRTGSEGPFLATRSGRVPPVVQLAALLNATDAVHGETETAQDLRFLLGAGSPLGGARPKSVVALPDGQLAIAKFPKPDDTRDIAAGEVLALGLAREAGIRVPEHQLVRVRGRGVSVITRFDRIGPRRIPFLSAHSLLGLTPGEAGSYTLLADGIRQCGAAVREDLRELWRRLIFSLLASNYDDHLRNHGFLMHAAGHWSLSPAYDLNPVPEMDRSQTPKTPITEHQEEPSVAVALDAAPRFGLRAAEAREILRDVLTVIQQWRQTARRLRLSAGTISAYASAFENPSINEAASLIKA
- a CDS encoding leucine-rich repeat protein, which gives rise to MRRGHLSLNSLIFGFDRCPCGPFAHCTGLTQITIPNSLTTIESYAFYSCTGLTYARFAGNAPATVGDGFFGPVLPTVLYLPGTSGWSDTFGGAPTALWLPALGRPWSLDIFGMHSSDCFTPTGYRPPAQGWRPTPTLGKDEIDALNPNGVAS
- a CDS encoding nucleotidyltransferase domain-containing protein, whose product is MIAPLADKIPALVAACRRFKVRRLYLFGSAARGGFRPESSDLDFLVSLADDSPAEYTENYFGLAHELERVFGRQVDLVTERSVRNPYFRQVLETTRQLVYEA